A window of the Lolium perenne isolate Kyuss_39 chromosome 7, Kyuss_2.0, whole genome shotgun sequence genome harbors these coding sequences:
- the LOC127314515 gene encoding protein FORGETTER 1 isoform X1, whose product MAGSDASPSPAAAPAPAPAVQVRCAGCRGVLAVAPGMTEFICPKCRMAQRLPPELMPSSSPPKASPTPPPPPPPPPSLPPALPPPPQPQSLPPPPPVPAPAPRRSGPRAQGVDPTKIQLPCARCKAILNVPHGLSRFRCPQCDVDLAVDISKLQHFLASASPGFVPPPPPPAPPVPMPHMPFLPMMPRMPMAPMAPPPELPEEINEVAVDVEREEDEGGAVGDTFMDYRPPKLSLGLPHPDPVVETSSLSAVQPPEPTYDLTIMDELDDTKALSCLQIETIVYACQRHLHHLPTGPRAGFFIGDGAGVGKGRTIAGLIWENWQQGRHKALWISIGSDLKYDARRDLDDVGAKCVEVHALNKLPYSKLDSKAIGIANGVVFVTYSSLIASSEKGYSRLQQLVQWCGSEFDGLVVFDECHKAKNLIPEAGGQSTRTGKSVLEIQEMLPEARVVYCSATGASEPRNLGYMVRLGLWGDGTSFQNFQQFLGALEKGGVGALELVAMDMKARGMYVCRTLSYKGVDFDVVEAPLEERMMNMYRKAAQFWAELRVELLSASEYYAEDKGNSAQIWRQYWASHQRFFRHLCMSAKVPAVVRLVKEALAEEKCVVIGLQSTGEARTEEAVIKYGVEMEDFISGPRELLLKLVEDNYPLPLKPDSFQQGEEKVTEVQRKRHYGLDVSLKGRVRKLTKMGDGSDDGMDAHSPLDSDHELTDSDEEFYMCRVCNTEEEKSLLLQCSSCATRVHPGCPIPPWTGLLTEDWSCYACKEKLECYFKERDAYITGLSKRYDTAVERKSMILDIIRALDLPNNPLDDIIDQLGGPDNVAEITGRRGMLIRASDGKGVVYQARNTKEIALDMINMHEKQLFMDGEKFVAIISEAGSAGVSLHADRRVKNQRRRVHITLELPWSADRATQQFGRTHRSNQTSAPVYRILFTNLGGEKRFASIVAKRLESLGALTQGDRRAGPSLSAFNYDSIYGKKALTMMYRSIMEQDAFPIVPLGCSENQGSLQEFITKAKAALVAVGIIRDAAICIGKNGGRLTGRIVDSDMHDVARFLNRILGLAPDIQNRLFDLFTSILDMVIQSARSEGQLDSGIVDIKAKRVEMKESPKTVHVDSLSGASTVLFTFTIDRGVTWESANAIFEERQKDGACSSNDGFYESRREWMGRRHFMLAFEGSTEGMYRVTRPAVGEALREMPLVELKGKYKKASSLEKIGKGWQEEYDVSSKQCMHGPKCRLGSYCTVGRRLQEINILGGLILPVWGTVEKALNKQARKIHKRIRVVRLETTDDNQRIVGLMIPNAAVGSVLEGLQWVQDIDE is encoded by the exons ATGGCCGGCAGCGACGCCTCCCCTTCCCCGGCGGCCGCCCCCGCGCCGGCCCCCGCCGTCCAGGTGCGCTGCGCCGGCTGCCGCGGCGTCCTCGCCGTGGCCCCCGGCATGACCGAGTTCATCTGCCCCAAATGCCGCATGGCGCAGCGCCTCCCCCCCGAGCTCATGCCCTCTTCTTCCCCGCCCAAGGCGTCCCctactccgcctccgcctccgcctccgcctccttccCTCCCCCCCGCTCTCCCGCCGCCTCCTCAGCCTCAGTCGCTTCCTCCTCCCCCTCCCGTTCCCGCTCCCGCTCCCCGCCGCTCCGGGCCGCGGGCGCAGGGCGTCGACCCCACCAAGATCCAGCTCCCCTGCGCGCGCTGCAAGGCCATCCTCAACGTGCCGCACGGCCTCTCCCGCTTCCGCTGCCCCCAGTGCGACGTCGACCTCGCCGTCGACATCTCCAAGCTCCAGCATTTCCTTGCCTCCGCCTCCCCTGGCTTCGTCCCTCCACCGCCTCCGCCCGCGCCTCCAGTACCCATGCCGCACATGCCCTTCCTGCCCATGATGCCGCGCATGCCCATGGCCCCAATGGCACCGCCGCCAGAACTGCCCGAGGAGATCAATGAG GTTGCAGTTGATGTTGAGCGTGAGGAAGATGAAGGTGGCGCTgttggtgatactttcatggactaT AGGCCTCCCAAGCTATCTCTTGGTCTTCCTCATCCGGACCCTGTGGTAGAGACTTCATCTTTATCGGCTGTGCAACCTCCTGAACCTACGTACGACTTGACTATTATGGATGAATTGGATGACACCAAGGCGCTGTCTTGCTTACAAATAGAAACAATAGTGTATGCTTGTCAG AGGCACCTTCATCATCTCCCTACTGGTCCTAGAGCAGGTTTCTTCATTGGCGATGGAGCTGGTGTTGGTAAAGGCCGTACAATTGCTGGATTGATCTGGGAAAATTGGCAACAGGGAAGACATAAGGCTTT GTGGATTTCCATTGgttcagacttgaaatatgacgCTCGCAGGGATTTGGATGATGTTGGTGCAAAATGTGTGGAAG TGCACGCGTTAAACAAGCTGCCATATTCCAAGTTAGACTCAAAGGCCATTGGAATCGCAAATGGAGTTGTTTTTGTAACTTATAGCAGTTTAATAGCGTCCTCTGAGAAAGGCTATTCCCGTTTGCAGCAGCTGGTACAGTGGTGTGGATCTGAGTTCGATGGTCTTGTGGTGTTTGATGAG TGTCACAAGGCCAAAAATCTGATTCCTGAGGCAGGAGGCCAGTCTACTCGCACTGGTAAATCAGTTCTTGAGATCCAG GAAATGCTACCTGAAGCTCGAGTGGTTTACTGCTCAGCAACTGGTGCATCGGAGCCTCGGAATTTAGGCTACATGGTTCGGCTTGGTCTCTGGGGAGATGGAACATCATTTCAGAATTTTCAACAATTTCTAG GTGCTCTTGAGAAAGGTGGTGTGGGTGCTCTTGAACTTGTTGCTATGGACATGAAGGCAAG GGGTATGTATGTTTGCCGCACACTAAGTTATAAGGGTGTTGATTTTGATGTTGTGGAGGCACCTCTAGAGGAAAGAATGATG AATATGTATAGAAAGGCAGCTCAATTTTGGGCTGAGTTGCGTGTCGAGCTCCTATCAGCAAGCGAATACTATGCAGAAGACAAGGGCAATTCAGCTCAGATATGGAGGCAATACTGGGCCAGCCATcag CGTTTCTTTAGACATTTGTGTATGTCTGCAAAGGTTCCTGCTGTTGTGAGGTTGGTGAAAGAAGCCTTAGCAGAAGAAAAATGTGTGGTTATTGGTCTCCAGAGCACTGGAGAAGCTCGAACAGAGGAAGCTGTCATAAAATAT GGTGTTGAAATGGAAGACTTCATCTCTGGTCCTAGAGAATTGCTTCTTAAGCTGGTAGAAGATAACTATCCCTTGCCTCTGAAACCTGATAGTTTTCAGCAAG GTGAAGAAAAGGTCACGGAGGTACAACGTAAGCGTCATTATGGACTTGATGTATCCTTGAAAGGACGAGTTAGGAAACTCACGAAAATGGGAGATGGGAGTGATGATGGAATGGATGCACATTCTCCAC TGGATTCAGACCATGAATTGACAGATTCTGATGAGGAATTCTACATGTGTCGGGTCTGCAATACTGAGGAG GAGAAGAGCTTGTTGCTTCAGTGTTCTAGTTGTGCTACACGAGTTCACCCTGGGTGTCCTATTCCACCTTGGACTGGATTGTTGACTGAAGATTGGTCATGTTACGCATGCAAAGAGAAGCTAGAATGCTATTTTAAAGAGAGGGATGCTTACATAACTGGACTATCAAAGAG GTATGACACTGCGGTGGAGAGAAAGTCAATGATTTTAGACATCATTCGTGCTTTAGATTTGCCTAATAATCCTCTAGATGATATAATTGATCAG CTAGGTGGTCCTGACAATGTTGCAGAAATAACTGGAAGGCGTGGTATGCTAATAAGAGCGTCAGATGGAAAAGGTGTTGTTTATCAGGCACGGAACAC GAAAGAAATTGCATTGGACATGATCAATATGCATGAAAAGCAGCTATTCATGGACGGAGAGAAGTTCGTCGCAATTATATCTGAAGCAGGATCAGCAGGTGTTTCTTTGCATGCTGATCGAAGGGTAAAAAATCAG AGAAGAAGAGTGCACATAACACTTGAACTTCCTTGGAGTGCAGACCGTGCAACTCAGCAGTTTGGGAGAACGCATCGTTCTAATCAAACTTCTGCACCTGTATATAG GATTCTGTTTACAAACCTTGGTGGTGAAAAGCGATTTGCATCGATTGTAGCAAAGCGGCTAGAGTCTCTTGGAGCTTTAACACAAGGAGATCGAAG AGCTGGGCCATCACTTAGTGCTTTTAACTATGACAGTATTTATGGAAAGAAAGCCCTGACAATGATGTACAGAAGTATAATGGAACAG GATGCATTTCCAATTGTGCCTTTGGGATGCTCTGAGAATCAAGGTAGTCTCCAAGAATTCATCACTAAAGCAAAAGCTGCTTTAGTGGCAGTTGGAATTATCAGGGATGCTGCTATCT GCATTGGAAAAAATGGAGGAAGGCTTACAGGTAGGATTGTTGATTCTGATATGCATGATGTGGCCCGTTTCCTCAATCGTATTCTAGGATTAGCTCCAGACATCCAGAATAG GTTATTTGATCTTTTCACAAGTATACTTGATATGGTCATTCAGAGTGCACGAAGTGAAGGACAGCTTGATTCTGGTATCGTTGATATTAAAGCAAAAAGGGTTGAAATGAAAGAATCACCAAAG ACAGTTCATGTTGACAGCCTGTCTGGTGCTTCTACAGTATTGTTTACTTTTACAATTGACCGTGGAGTTACTTGGGAG TCGGCAAATGCAATTTTTGAAGAAAGGCAGAAAGATGGTGCATGCTCTTCTAATGATGGATTTTATGAGTCCAGAAGAGAGTGGATGGGGAGAAGACATTTCATGCTAGCATTTGAAGG CTCGACAGAAGGAATGTACAGAGTAACTCGCCCTGCCGTTGGTGAAGCTTTAAG GGAGATGCCTTTGGTTGAACTTAAGGGCAAGTACAAGAAGGCCTCATCACTTGAAAAAATTGGGAAAGGTTGGCAGGAAGAATATGATGTATCATCCAAGCAG TGTATGCATGGACCCAAATGCAGACTTGGGAGCTACTGTACAGTAGGAAGAAGATTACAAGAGATTAATATTTTGGGTGGACTAATACTTCCTGTATGGGGCACAGTAGAAAAGGCCCTAAATAAGCAG GCCCGAAAGATTCACAAGAGAATACGTGTTGTCCGCCTGGAGACGACAGATGACAACCAGCGGATTGTTGGACTTATGATCCCAAATGCAGCAGTGGGGTCAGTATTAGAAG GTCTGCAGTGGGTCCAGGATATCGACGAATGA
- the LOC127314515 gene encoding protein FORGETTER 1 isoform X2, whose amino-acid sequence MAGSDASPSPAAAPAPAPAVQVRCAGCRGVLAVAPGMTEFICPKCRMAQRLPPELMPSSSPPKASPTPPPPPPPPPSLPPALPPPPQPQSLPPPPPVPAPAPRRSGPRAQGVDPTKIQLPCARCKAILNVPHGLSRFRCPQCDVDLAVDISKLQHFLASASPGFVPPPPPPAPPVPMPHMPFLPMMPRMPMAPMAPPPELPEEINEVAVDVEREEDEGGAVGDTFMDYRPPKLSLGLPHPDPVVETSSLSAVQPPEPTYDLTIMDELDDTKALSCLQIETIVYACQRHLHHLPTGPRAGFFIGDGAGVGKGRTIAGLIWENWQQGRHKALWISIGSDLKYDARRDLDDVGAKCVEVHALNKLPYSKLDSKAIGIANGVVFVTYSSLIASSEKGYSRLQQLVQWCGSEFDGLVVFDECHKAKNLIPEAGGQSTRTGKSVLEIQEMLPEARVVYCSATGASEPRNLGYMVRLGLWGDGTSFQNFQQFLGALEKGGVGALELVAMDMKARGMYVCRTLSYKGVDFDVVEAPLEERMMNMYRKAAQFWAELRVELLSASEYYAEDKGNSAQIWRQYWASHQRFFRHLCMSAKVPAVVRLVKEALAEEKCVVIGLQSTGEARTEEAVIKYGVEMEDFISGPRELLLKLVEDNYPLPLKPDSFQQGEEKVTEVQRKRHYGLDVSLKGRVRKLTKMGDGSDDGMDAHSPLDSDHELTDSDEEFYMCRVCNTEEEKSLLLQCSSCATRVHPGCPIPPWTGLLTEDWSCYACKEKLECYFKERDAYITGLSKRYDTAVERKSMILDIIRALDLPNNPLDDIIDQLGGPDNVAEITGRRGMLIRASDGKGVVYQARNTKEIALDMINMHEKQLFMDGEKFVAIISEAGSAGVSLHADRRVKNQRRRVHITLELPWSADRATQQFGRTHRSNQTSAPVYRILFTNLGGEKRFASIVAKRLESLGALTQGDRRAGPSLSAFNYDSIYGKKALTMMYRSIMEQDAFPIVPLGCSENQGSLQEFITKAKAALVAVGIIRDAAICIGKNGGRLTGRIVDSDMHDVARFLNRILGLAPDIQNRLFDLFTSILDMVIQSARSEGQLDSGIVDIKAKRVEMKESPKTVHVDSLSGASTVLFTFTIDRGVTWESANAIFEERQKDGACSSNDGFYESRREWMGRRHFMLAFEGMLWCINRIGYLMFSLLLHQLDRRNVQSNSPCRW is encoded by the exons ATGGCCGGCAGCGACGCCTCCCCTTCCCCGGCGGCCGCCCCCGCGCCGGCCCCCGCCGTCCAGGTGCGCTGCGCCGGCTGCCGCGGCGTCCTCGCCGTGGCCCCCGGCATGACCGAGTTCATCTGCCCCAAATGCCGCATGGCGCAGCGCCTCCCCCCCGAGCTCATGCCCTCTTCTTCCCCGCCCAAGGCGTCCCctactccgcctccgcctccgcctccgcctccttccCTCCCCCCCGCTCTCCCGCCGCCTCCTCAGCCTCAGTCGCTTCCTCCTCCCCCTCCCGTTCCCGCTCCCGCTCCCCGCCGCTCCGGGCCGCGGGCGCAGGGCGTCGACCCCACCAAGATCCAGCTCCCCTGCGCGCGCTGCAAGGCCATCCTCAACGTGCCGCACGGCCTCTCCCGCTTCCGCTGCCCCCAGTGCGACGTCGACCTCGCCGTCGACATCTCCAAGCTCCAGCATTTCCTTGCCTCCGCCTCCCCTGGCTTCGTCCCTCCACCGCCTCCGCCCGCGCCTCCAGTACCCATGCCGCACATGCCCTTCCTGCCCATGATGCCGCGCATGCCCATGGCCCCAATGGCACCGCCGCCAGAACTGCCCGAGGAGATCAATGAG GTTGCAGTTGATGTTGAGCGTGAGGAAGATGAAGGTGGCGCTgttggtgatactttcatggactaT AGGCCTCCCAAGCTATCTCTTGGTCTTCCTCATCCGGACCCTGTGGTAGAGACTTCATCTTTATCGGCTGTGCAACCTCCTGAACCTACGTACGACTTGACTATTATGGATGAATTGGATGACACCAAGGCGCTGTCTTGCTTACAAATAGAAACAATAGTGTATGCTTGTCAG AGGCACCTTCATCATCTCCCTACTGGTCCTAGAGCAGGTTTCTTCATTGGCGATGGAGCTGGTGTTGGTAAAGGCCGTACAATTGCTGGATTGATCTGGGAAAATTGGCAACAGGGAAGACATAAGGCTTT GTGGATTTCCATTGgttcagacttgaaatatgacgCTCGCAGGGATTTGGATGATGTTGGTGCAAAATGTGTGGAAG TGCACGCGTTAAACAAGCTGCCATATTCCAAGTTAGACTCAAAGGCCATTGGAATCGCAAATGGAGTTGTTTTTGTAACTTATAGCAGTTTAATAGCGTCCTCTGAGAAAGGCTATTCCCGTTTGCAGCAGCTGGTACAGTGGTGTGGATCTGAGTTCGATGGTCTTGTGGTGTTTGATGAG TGTCACAAGGCCAAAAATCTGATTCCTGAGGCAGGAGGCCAGTCTACTCGCACTGGTAAATCAGTTCTTGAGATCCAG GAAATGCTACCTGAAGCTCGAGTGGTTTACTGCTCAGCAACTGGTGCATCGGAGCCTCGGAATTTAGGCTACATGGTTCGGCTTGGTCTCTGGGGAGATGGAACATCATTTCAGAATTTTCAACAATTTCTAG GTGCTCTTGAGAAAGGTGGTGTGGGTGCTCTTGAACTTGTTGCTATGGACATGAAGGCAAG GGGTATGTATGTTTGCCGCACACTAAGTTATAAGGGTGTTGATTTTGATGTTGTGGAGGCACCTCTAGAGGAAAGAATGATG AATATGTATAGAAAGGCAGCTCAATTTTGGGCTGAGTTGCGTGTCGAGCTCCTATCAGCAAGCGAATACTATGCAGAAGACAAGGGCAATTCAGCTCAGATATGGAGGCAATACTGGGCCAGCCATcag CGTTTCTTTAGACATTTGTGTATGTCTGCAAAGGTTCCTGCTGTTGTGAGGTTGGTGAAAGAAGCCTTAGCAGAAGAAAAATGTGTGGTTATTGGTCTCCAGAGCACTGGAGAAGCTCGAACAGAGGAAGCTGTCATAAAATAT GGTGTTGAAATGGAAGACTTCATCTCTGGTCCTAGAGAATTGCTTCTTAAGCTGGTAGAAGATAACTATCCCTTGCCTCTGAAACCTGATAGTTTTCAGCAAG GTGAAGAAAAGGTCACGGAGGTACAACGTAAGCGTCATTATGGACTTGATGTATCCTTGAAAGGACGAGTTAGGAAACTCACGAAAATGGGAGATGGGAGTGATGATGGAATGGATGCACATTCTCCAC TGGATTCAGACCATGAATTGACAGATTCTGATGAGGAATTCTACATGTGTCGGGTCTGCAATACTGAGGAG GAGAAGAGCTTGTTGCTTCAGTGTTCTAGTTGTGCTACACGAGTTCACCCTGGGTGTCCTATTCCACCTTGGACTGGATTGTTGACTGAAGATTGGTCATGTTACGCATGCAAAGAGAAGCTAGAATGCTATTTTAAAGAGAGGGATGCTTACATAACTGGACTATCAAAGAG GTATGACACTGCGGTGGAGAGAAAGTCAATGATTTTAGACATCATTCGTGCTTTAGATTTGCCTAATAATCCTCTAGATGATATAATTGATCAG CTAGGTGGTCCTGACAATGTTGCAGAAATAACTGGAAGGCGTGGTATGCTAATAAGAGCGTCAGATGGAAAAGGTGTTGTTTATCAGGCACGGAACAC GAAAGAAATTGCATTGGACATGATCAATATGCATGAAAAGCAGCTATTCATGGACGGAGAGAAGTTCGTCGCAATTATATCTGAAGCAGGATCAGCAGGTGTTTCTTTGCATGCTGATCGAAGGGTAAAAAATCAG AGAAGAAGAGTGCACATAACACTTGAACTTCCTTGGAGTGCAGACCGTGCAACTCAGCAGTTTGGGAGAACGCATCGTTCTAATCAAACTTCTGCACCTGTATATAG GATTCTGTTTACAAACCTTGGTGGTGAAAAGCGATTTGCATCGATTGTAGCAAAGCGGCTAGAGTCTCTTGGAGCTTTAACACAAGGAGATCGAAG AGCTGGGCCATCACTTAGTGCTTTTAACTATGACAGTATTTATGGAAAGAAAGCCCTGACAATGATGTACAGAAGTATAATGGAACAG GATGCATTTCCAATTGTGCCTTTGGGATGCTCTGAGAATCAAGGTAGTCTCCAAGAATTCATCACTAAAGCAAAAGCTGCTTTAGTGGCAGTTGGAATTATCAGGGATGCTGCTATCT GCATTGGAAAAAATGGAGGAAGGCTTACAGGTAGGATTGTTGATTCTGATATGCATGATGTGGCCCGTTTCCTCAATCGTATTCTAGGATTAGCTCCAGACATCCAGAATAG GTTATTTGATCTTTTCACAAGTATACTTGATATGGTCATTCAGAGTGCACGAAGTGAAGGACAGCTTGATTCTGGTATCGTTGATATTAAAGCAAAAAGGGTTGAAATGAAAGAATCACCAAAG ACAGTTCATGTTGACAGCCTGTCTGGTGCTTCTACAGTATTGTTTACTTTTACAATTGACCGTGGAGTTACTTGGGAG TCGGCAAATGCAATTTTTGAAGAAAGGCAGAAAGATGGTGCATGCTCTTCTAATGATGGATTTTATGAGTCCAGAAGAGAGTGGATGGGGAGAAGACATTTCATGCTAGCATTTGAAGG TATGCTTTGGTGCATTAATAGAATTGGGTACTTAATGTTCTCACTTTTGCTACACCAGCTCGACAGAAGGAATGTACAGAGTAACTCGCCCTGCCGTTGGTGA